In Aestuariibaculum lutulentum, one DNA window encodes the following:
- the miaA gene encoding tRNA (adenosine(37)-N6)-dimethylallyltransferase MiaA, with amino-acid sequence MSKFLISIIGPTAIGKTALSIKLANYFNTEIISADSRQFFKEMQIGTAAPTTEELAAAKHHFIHHKSIRDNYSVGSFEKDALTCLETLFKNHNVVIMVGGSGLYVDAVTKGLDDFPDVDASIRNSLNADLETKGLTYLQEQLKSLDPVAYNTIAIDNPHRVIRALEICIGTGQPYSSFLNKKENERPFKTITIGLSADREIIYDRINRRVDIMMKEGLINEVKNLLPYKDLNALNTVGYKEIFNYLEGKWDLEFAVSEIKKNSRRFAKRQLTWFKKTEKTLWFDYETAVEKIIASCEEQIKA; translated from the coding sequence ATGAGTAAATTTCTTATTTCTATAATCGGGCCAACAGCCATTGGCAAAACCGCACTTAGCATTAAACTGGCTAATTACTTTAACACCGAAATTATTTCTGCCGATAGTCGACAGTTTTTTAAAGAAATGCAAATTGGTACAGCAGCCCCAACTACTGAAGAACTGGCTGCTGCAAAACACCATTTTATTCATCATAAATCCATACGGGATAATTACAGTGTAGGTTCTTTTGAAAAAGATGCTTTAACCTGTCTGGAAACCCTTTTCAAAAATCACAATGTCGTTATTATGGTTGGTGGCTCAGGACTTTATGTCGATGCCGTAACCAAGGGGTTAGACGATTTTCCGGATGTTGATGCTTCCATTCGAAATTCATTAAACGCTGATTTAGAGACTAAAGGATTGACTTATTTACAAGAGCAATTAAAATCCTTAGACCCTGTTGCCTACAATACGATTGCCATTGATAATCCGCATCGGGTAATTCGAGCACTGGAAATTTGCATTGGTACAGGACAACCATACTCTTCATTCTTAAATAAAAAAGAAAACGAAAGACCCTTTAAAACCATTACCATAGGATTATCTGCCGATAGGGAAATCATTTACGATCGCATAAACAGACGTGTCGATATCATGATGAAAGAAGGCTTAATAAACGAAGTTAAAAACCTGCTACCTTATAAAGATTTAAATGCCCTAAATACGGTTGGCTACAAGGAAATTTTTAACTATTTAGAAGGAAAATGGGATTTAGAATTTGCTGTTTCAGAAATTAAAAAGAACAGCAGACGTTTTGCCAAGAGACAGCTTACCTGGTTTAAGAAAACTGAAAAGACTTTGTGGTTTGATTATGAAACTGCTGTAGAAAAGATTATAGCATCTTGTGAAGAACAAATTAAAGCGTAA
- a CDS encoding RNA polymerase sigma factor → MFQADIIEQCKQNNRKAQLQLYNQYCDGMYIVAKRFLKDASDAEDVVQEAFIKAFSKLHQYKAEVTFGAWLKRIVVNKSIDFLKAKKQQLVELEEVHLKVVDTVNDDKWLVDDTITLCNVKQAISNLPDKYQYVVMLYLIEGYDHQEISEILNISEVASRTQLSRGKAKLQELLTLKQDGTRY, encoded by the coding sequence ATGTTTCAAGCCGATATCATTGAACAATGCAAACAAAACAATCGTAAAGCACAACTGCAGTTGTACAACCAGTACTGCGATGGTATGTATATTGTTGCCAAACGATTTTTAAAAGATGCCAGTGATGCTGAAGATGTGGTGCAGGAAGCTTTTATAAAGGCATTCTCAAAACTTCATCAGTATAAGGCAGAAGTGACTTTTGGCGCATGGTTAAAACGTATTGTCGTTAATAAAAGTATCGATTTTTTAAAAGCCAAAAAGCAACAATTAGTTGAATTAGAAGAAGTGCATTTAAAAGTGGTGGATACCGTAAATGATGACAAATGGTTGGTAGACGACACAATTACATTATGCAATGTAAAACAAGCAATTAGCAATTTACCGGATAAATACCAATACGTCGTGATGCTTTATTTAATTGAAGGTTACGATCATCAGGAAATTTCAGAGATTTTAAATATTTCTGAAGTTGCATCGCGCACACAATTATCCAGAGGAAAAGCAAAATTACAAGAACTGTTAACACTAAAACAAGATGGCACGAGATATTAG
- a CDS encoding DUF2911 domain-containing protein has translation MNTFLKRVLILFSVIALGLLLYTVFVENIFAKRLSPKDTVEFKLNDLKLEVFYNRPYKKGREIFGALVPYNQVWRTGANEATTFETNTALHVDGFSLPAGKYTLWTVPKDTIWTVIFNSKQYSWGVNSEMKPMWDPNYDVVNIDVPVKNIDSVVEQFTIAFDNSTDNLFLTMAWDDVKIQVPLKE, from the coding sequence ATGAACACCTTTTTAAAGCGCGTCCTAATTCTCTTTTCTGTTATAGCCCTGGGTTTACTTCTGTATACCGTATTTGTTGAAAATATTTTCGCTAAAAGACTGAGTCCTAAAGATACTGTAGAATTTAAACTTAACGATTTAAAATTAGAAGTGTTTTACAACAGACCCTATAAAAAAGGGCGTGAAATTTTTGGTGCCTTAGTGCCTTACAATCAGGTTTGGCGTACAGGTGCGAACGAAGCAACCACCTTTGAAACCAACACAGCACTACATGTTGATGGTTTTTCATTACCCGCGGGTAAATACACTTTATGGACTGTACCAAAGGACACGATTTGGACTGTTATCTTCAACTCAAAACAATATTCCTGGGGTGTCAATTCTGAAATGAAACCCATGTGGGATCCTAATTACGATGTAGTGAATATCGATGTACCTGTAAAAAATATTGATTCAGTAGTAGAACAATTCACAATTGCCTTCGATAATTCTACTGATAATCTTTTTTTAACTATGGCCTGGGATGATGTAAAAATTCAGGTGCCTTTAAAAGAATAA